The Paenibacillus macerans genome includes a window with the following:
- a CDS encoding GerAB/ArcD/ProY family transporter, which yields MEHEKLHRIHIAFLIFNTQSGIVLFILPRLTAQYFGTNGWLAIVIVFLFVTLNIMLISAVYRLGRGASVFEILQASLPRVILYPLYLLLGGIFGMIGCLVAKQYAMIYQILIFPTTSEMVLKLFVDVLVFLYVAKGIYTMSKANTFFVAALLSQLPLAFNFMRDFDFVRLTPFVFRGGTDMQEGFLRVFGAYAGYELSLFLFPYAEKSKKWLRYVHVGNAITVSIYLIVSILSYGYFNSDELTHIAFPLLDMYAYLRFPFVERVQNFLFSVFLFSILQTAGMYYWSSQEVLSQVFRRINWKVLILVTMVMTILISLIPKTLIEVEGWFRYFTMAQLAFSAGFPLLLIILLLLQRGRKKHA from the coding sequence TTGGAACACGAAAAGCTGCATCGTATCCATATCGCGTTTCTGATTTTTAATACCCAAAGCGGTATTGTGCTGTTCATCCTGCCGCGGCTTACGGCCCAGTATTTCGGAACGAACGGCTGGCTTGCGATCGTGATCGTATTCCTGTTTGTCACCCTCAATATCATGCTGATCTCGGCGGTTTACCGACTGGGGCGCGGGGCTTCCGTATTTGAAATTCTCCAGGCATCCCTGCCGCGGGTTATATTATACCCGCTTTATTTGCTGCTTGGAGGCATCTTCGGCATGATCGGCTGCCTCGTGGCCAAGCAATACGCCATGATTTATCAGATCCTGATTTTTCCTACGACCTCGGAAATGGTACTGAAGCTGTTTGTGGACGTTCTTGTGTTTTTGTATGTTGCCAAAGGGATTTACACCATGTCCAAGGCCAACACTTTTTTTGTGGCGGCGCTGCTGTCTCAACTGCCGTTGGCCTTCAACTTTATGAGGGATTTCGATTTCGTACGGTTGACGCCGTTTGTTTTCCGGGGCGGCACAGATATGCAGGAGGGCTTTTTGCGGGTATTTGGGGCGTATGCCGGCTACGAACTGTCGCTATTCTTGTTCCCGTATGCGGAGAAATCAAAAAAATGGCTAAGGTACGTTCATGTCGGAAACGCCATCACGGTGTCGATTTACCTGATCGTTTCCATTTTAAGTTACGGCTATTTTAATTCGGACGAGCTGACCCATATCGCGTTTCCGCTTCTCGACATGTACGCCTATTTAAGATTTCCGTTCGTCGAGCGGGTCCAAAACTTTCTGTTCAGCGTATTTCTATTCTCGATTTTGCAGACAGCCGGGATGTATTATTGGTCAAGCCAGGAAGTTCTCTCGCAGGTATTCCGGCGGATCAATTGGAAAGTTCTCATATTGGTGACCATGGTAATGACGATCCTAATCAGTCTCATTCCGAAAACGCTGATCGAGGTGGAAGGCTGGTTTCGGTATTTTACGATGGCCCAGCTTGCTTTCTCCGCAGGTTTTCCGCTCTTGTTGATTATCCTTCTGCTCCTTCAAAGGGGGAGAAAAAAACATGCGTAA
- a CDS encoding Ger(x)C family spore germination protein: MRKRIGLLCASACLLLAGCAQDQRILERIGYVETAAFDASPEGKIKVTVSIPLVTQFAKNGETTDELLTTVAKSPKEANKELGLRTSRIIVSGQIRTLMFGEALARMGLWKHMDTFYRDPTISQRTSVVVVEGDAGTVISQEFPRHTKTANYINKLLQKEYNRQGSPRTMLHQFVRDYFDDGQDPIAVMIKEQKKDITVSGLAMFQKDRMVGKIPCKDMFIFSLMYQNMSRGEFSIKTDNPNLEAISFHSVKSKRKIKITKTESGEYEADIFINVVSGVEEYIGNLKLSGADRQKVEVMVSDYIAEEAARIVKEMQKIGADGIGIGRYVRNRMSYAEWKRTAWHDMYSEMPVRVHCSFLIKHFGTYFD; this comes from the coding sequence ATGCGTAAACGGATCGGCTTGCTCTGCGCCTCGGCTTGTCTTCTGTTGGCGGGATGCGCCCAGGATCAGCGGATTTTGGAACGGATCGGTTATGTGGAAACGGCCGCCTTCGATGCCTCTCCCGAGGGCAAAATCAAGGTTACGGTCAGCATTCCGCTGGTTACCCAATTTGCCAAGAACGGAGAGACGACCGACGAACTGCTGACCACCGTCGCCAAAAGCCCCAAAGAAGCGAATAAAGAACTGGGGTTGAGGACAAGCCGCATCATCGTAAGCGGCCAGATCCGGACGCTGATGTTTGGCGAAGCTTTGGCCCGTATGGGTTTATGGAAGCATATGGATACATTCTATCGCGATCCGACCATTTCCCAAAGGACCTCCGTCGTTGTCGTGGAAGGTGACGCCGGGACGGTCATCAGCCAGGAATTTCCGCGCCATACGAAGACGGCGAACTATATTAACAAACTGCTGCAAAAAGAATACAACAGGCAGGGCTCGCCGCGCACCATGCTTCACCAGTTCGTCCGGGATTATTTTGACGACGGCCAGGACCCGATCGCCGTCATGATTAAGGAACAGAAAAAGGATATTACCGTCAGCGGCCTCGCCATGTTTCAGAAAGACCGGATGGTTGGAAAAATTCCATGTAAAGACATGTTTATCTTTTCTTTGATGTATCAAAATATGTCGCGAGGCGAGTTCAGCATAAAGACGGATAACCCGAACCTTGAGGCGATTTCTTTCCACTCCGTAAAAAGCAAGCGCAAAATCAAAATCACAAAAACCGAAAGCGGAGAATACGAAGCGGATATATTTATAAATGTCGTGAGCGGGGTCGAAGAATACATCGGCAATTTAAAGCTCAGCGGCGCCGATCGCCAAAAAGTCGAAGTCATGGTCAGCGACTACATCGCGGAGGAAGCGGCCCGAATCGTCAAGGAAATGCAAAAGATTGGCGCCGACGGCATCGGGATCGGCAGGTACGTGCGGAACCGCATGAGCTACGCGGAATGGAAAAGAACAGCGTGGCACGACATGTACAGCGAAATGCCGGTGCGCGTCCACTGTTCTTTCCTGATCAAGCATTTCGGAACGTATTTCGATTAA
- a CDS encoding ABC transporter substrate-binding protein: protein MKKKRSLIILSVLLVMSMLLAACGGSKGGNGSSTSNAQNGSAAAGGEVKTVKIFQFKTEIVEGLNELKVEFEKEHPNIKLDIQTVGGGADYAAALKTKFASGDAPDIFSNGGFAELDMWQDKIEDLSDQPWVKDLVPLAAEPMTKDGKVYGMPMNLEGIGYVYNKDLFAKAGITETPKTITELEEAAKKLQQIGVTPFGNAYQEWWLLGNQGISTAFARQDNVDEFIKGLNEGTATIVGNEQFKNWSNLLNLTVKYGQKNPLTTDANTHLAMFASGEVAMMQEGNWAQTLIDNITPNMNIGMFPLPIDDDAEKNDKLTVGIPANLVVNKDSASKEEAKIFLNWLVTSDLGKEYIVKKWKFIPALTTIPATSEDIGQLGADVKKYVDENKVYGLQSSKFPDGVTQEFASAIQELIAGKVDEGGWMANMQAAWDKLKK, encoded by the coding sequence ATGAAGAAAAAACGCTCGCTGATTATTTTATCCGTATTGCTTGTTATGAGCATGCTGCTCGCGGCTTGCGGCGGCTCCAAAGGCGGGAACGGCTCCAGTACCAGCAATGCGCAAAATGGAAGCGCTGCAGCAGGCGGCGAAGTGAAAACGGTTAAAATTTTTCAGTTCAAAACGGAAATCGTGGAAGGCCTAAACGAACTGAAGGTCGAATTCGAAAAAGAACATCCGAACATCAAGCTGGACATCCAAACCGTCGGCGGCGGCGCGGATTACGCGGCGGCCCTGAAGACGAAGTTCGCGTCCGGCGACGCTCCGGACATTTTCTCGAACGGCGGATTTGCGGAGCTTGATATGTGGCAGGACAAAATCGAAGATCTGTCCGACCAGCCTTGGGTGAAGGACCTCGTGCCTTTGGCCGCGGAACCGATGACCAAGGACGGCAAAGTGTACGGCATGCCGATGAACCTGGAAGGGATCGGCTACGTGTACAACAAGGATTTGTTCGCCAAAGCCGGCATCACCGAAACGCCGAAAACGATCACCGAGCTGGAGGAAGCGGCCAAGAAGCTGCAGCAAATCGGCGTGACTCCGTTCGGCAACGCTTATCAAGAATGGTGGCTGCTCGGCAACCAGGGGATCAGCACCGCTTTCGCAAGACAGGACAATGTCGACGAATTCATCAAAGGCCTTAACGAAGGAACCGCAACGATCGTCGGCAACGAACAGTTCAAAAACTGGAGCAATCTGCTGAACCTGACTGTGAAATACGGGCAAAAGAACCCGCTGACCACTGACGCCAACACGCATCTGGCCATGTTCGCCAGCGGCGAGGTCGCCATGATGCAGGAAGGCAACTGGGCGCAAACGCTGATCGACAACATCACGCCGAACATGAACATCGGCATGTTCCCGCTGCCGATCGACGACGATGCCGAGAAAAACGACAAGCTGACGGTCGGCATTCCCGCGAACCTGGTCGTAAACAAAGATTCCGCTTCCAAAGAAGAAGCGAAAATCTTCCTGAACTGGCTTGTGACCTCTGATTTGGGGAAAGAATACATCGTAAAAAAATGGAAATTCATCCCGGCTTTGACGACGATCCCGGCAACGTCCGAAGATATCGGGCAATTGGGCGCGGACGTGAAAAAATACGTGGATGAAAACAAAGTGTACGGTCTGCAATCGTCCAAGTTCCCGGACGGCGTAACCCAGGAATTCGCCAGCGCCATTCAAGAGCTGATCGCCGGCAAAGTGGATGAGGGCGGCTGGATGGCCAACATGCAAGCGGCTTGGGACAAGCTGAAAAAGTAA
- a CDS encoding carbohydrate ABC transporter permease — protein sequence MGAKKRAGNIVTEIVMIVVGLIFLAPFYFLFVNSVKPFGEILKNAASWPSQFHWENYSKAWELARFSEAFRNSVIITVISVILITLFSAMAAYRMVRADTKFNRLLLLLFVAAMVVPFQTIMIPVLKVVNTLGVNNSILGLLLTNLGLSLPLAVFLFHGFVKSVPLEIEEAATVDGCNPFTVFFRIVLPLLKPMMMTIIVLNALAIWNDYLLPSLILQKPELRTIPLATYSFFGQYTKQWDMALPALAIGILPIVAFYLLLQRYIVEGIAAGSVKG from the coding sequence ATGGGAGCCAAAAAGCGCGCGGGAAACATCGTCACGGAAATCGTTATGATTGTGGTGGGCCTGATTTTTCTCGCACCGTTTTATTTTTTGTTCGTGAACTCGGTCAAGCCGTTTGGCGAGATTTTGAAAAATGCGGCCAGCTGGCCGTCGCAGTTTCATTGGGAAAACTATAGCAAAGCGTGGGAGCTGGCCCGATTTTCCGAGGCCTTCCGGAACTCCGTGATCATCACCGTGATCAGCGTCATTCTGATCACGCTGTTCAGCGCCATGGCGGCTTACCGGATGGTGCGCGCGGACACGAAGTTCAACCGGCTGCTGCTGCTGCTGTTCGTGGCGGCGATGGTCGTTCCGTTTCAGACGATCATGATTCCGGTGCTGAAAGTGGTCAACACGCTGGGAGTGAACAACAGCATCCTGGGGTTGCTGCTGACGAACCTGGGGTTAAGCCTTCCGCTGGCGGTATTCCTGTTTCACGGTTTCGTCAAATCGGTGCCGCTTGAGATCGAGGAAGCGGCTACCGTCGACGGCTGCAATCCGTTCACCGTATTTTTCCGGATCGTCCTGCCGCTGCTGAAGCCGATGATGATGACGATCATCGTGCTGAACGCGCTGGCGATTTGGAACGATTATTTGCTGCCGTCCCTGATTTTGCAAAAGCCCGAGCTGCGGACCATTCCGCTGGCGACCTATTCGTTCTTCGGGCAATACACGAAACAATGGGACATGGCGCTTCCGGCGCTGGCCATCGGCATCCTGCCGATCGTGGCATTTTATCTGCTGCTGCAGCGCTACATCGTTGAGGGAATCGCGGCAGGCTCGGTAAAAGGTTGA
- a CDS encoding carbohydrate ABC transporter permease: MRTKKWSQWGQQTFFVGPAFLFFTVVMIIPFVMGMYYSFTDWNGVSGQVAWVGFDNFAKIFANDPDFWKAFWFTVRFTVLGVVLVNGVGFFLAYFLTKPLRSRNVLRTVFFMPNVIGGLLLGFIWQFIFIKGFATLGDMTGWSFFELPWLGDSTTGFWAIVMVFVWQYSGYLMVVYIASLSNVSKEVLEAAEIDGANRFQVLRSIIAPLIMPAVTVCLFLAISWSFKMFDLNLSLTKGGPFKSTESVALNIYNEAFLNNRYGLGTAKALLFFLIVAVISLIQVRITKSKEVEA; encoded by the coding sequence TTGCGGACAAAGAAATGGTCGCAATGGGGACAACAGACCTTTTTTGTCGGCCCGGCCTTCCTGTTTTTCACCGTGGTGATGATCATTCCGTTCGTGATGGGGATGTACTATTCCTTTACCGATTGGAACGGGGTGTCAGGGCAGGTCGCCTGGGTCGGATTCGATAATTTCGCGAAAATTTTCGCGAACGATCCCGATTTTTGGAAAGCGTTTTGGTTTACGGTGCGGTTTACCGTGCTTGGCGTCGTATTGGTGAACGGGGTAGGCTTTTTCCTCGCTTATTTCCTGACCAAGCCGTTAAGATCGCGGAATGTGCTCCGGACGGTATTTTTCATGCCTAACGTCATCGGGGGGCTGCTGCTCGGCTTTATTTGGCAGTTTATTTTCATTAAAGGGTTTGCGACGCTTGGAGACATGACGGGTTGGTCGTTCTTCGAGCTGCCTTGGCTGGGGGACTCGACGACCGGTTTTTGGGCCATCGTGATGGTGTTTGTCTGGCAATATTCCGGCTACCTGATGGTCGTATACATCGCTTCGCTCAGCAACGTATCCAAGGAGGTGCTGGAGGCGGCGGAAATCGACGGGGCCAACCGCTTTCAGGTGCTGCGCAGCATCATTGCGCCGCTGATCATGCCGGCGGTGACGGTGTGCCTGTTCCTGGCGATCTCCTGGTCGTTCAAAATGTTCGACCTCAACCTCTCGCTGACCAAGGGAGGACCGTTCAAATCGACGGAATCGGTAGCCCTGAACATTTACAACGAGGCGTTCCTGAACAACCGGTACGGCCTTGGGACAGCCAAAGCGCTGCTGTTCTTCCTAATCGTGGCGGTGATCTCCCTGATTCAAGTGCGGATCACGAAGAGCAAGGAGGTTGAAGCCTGA
- a CDS encoding cache domain-containing sensor histidine kinase: MKWTSIRTKLIVFMILPIALCIIAVMFISYSLTTESLKTRAVEENTNLLYQGYRNIDSLLGEINRISLTVYSDSEFYRLLNAGYDDMSANIDIYASLNYIYKSMPDIFQVYLFGVKDSKATLITQNIPKRWQGAAPYKGSVPPQGEVLAVEGTHMSHLYGMTLPFQQATYEQVFSLHRRIEQIPSDTPLGYLSIDVKLTALQDIVEQLYDRNEEKLYITDDAGRIVYADQPERIGRALYDSWYTAKLAGSPGEQGSFEENGSMFIYQRIDHYGAHWTLIKEIPKSYLLREANQAVTINLMLFGLALLVILTATILISIRVTAPIKRLSNYMSQVKTGNLNVDVLPAGNDEVGLLTERFRTMMDTINNLILREYKLELSSKNNQLRALQAQINPHFLNNTLQIIGTLALELKVPQIYTLISSLAKMMHYSMHSGDRIVTLKDELEHVKAYVELQKERFENRFAYRCEVAEPLLQVAMPKLILQPIMENYFKHGIDRAGTDGWVRLAAARTPDGLIQITVDNNGASIPEDKLARLQRKLRELSDAPQESGPGNPGKEPGSSSIGLMNVLTRLRLVYGDEAALTVTNLEPAGVRITLIMPAQPQ, from the coding sequence ATGAAATGGACCAGTATTCGGACGAAATTGATAGTCTTTATGATCCTTCCTATCGCCCTTTGCATCATCGCGGTCATGTTCATCAGCTACTCGCTGACGACGGAGTCCCTGAAAACCCGGGCGGTCGAGGAAAATACGAATTTGCTGTATCAAGGGTACCGCAATATCGACAGCCTGCTGGGGGAAATCAACCGCATTTCGCTCACGGTCTATTCCGATTCCGAGTTCTACCGGTTGCTGAATGCCGGTTACGACGACATGTCAGCCAATATCGACATTTACGCTTCGCTCAATTACATTTACAAGTCCATGCCCGATATTTTTCAGGTGTACCTGTTTGGCGTTAAAGACAGCAAAGCGACGCTGATTACGCAAAATATCCCCAAACGCTGGCAGGGAGCGGCGCCCTACAAAGGCTCGGTTCCTCCCCAGGGCGAAGTACTGGCGGTCGAGGGCACGCATATGAGCCATCTGTACGGCATGACCCTCCCTTTTCAGCAAGCAACCTACGAGCAGGTGTTTTCCCTGCACCGGCGCATCGAACAGATTCCGTCCGACACCCCGCTCGGCTATCTGTCGATCGACGTGAAGTTGACCGCGCTGCAGGATATCGTAGAGCAGCTTTACGACCGCAACGAGGAAAAACTGTATATTACAGACGATGCCGGCCGGATCGTCTACGCGGATCAGCCCGAGCGAATCGGCCGCGCGCTGTACGACAGCTGGTATACGGCAAAGCTTGCCGGATCGCCCGGAGAACAGGGCAGCTTCGAAGAGAACGGCTCCATGTTTATTTATCAGCGAATCGATCATTACGGGGCCCATTGGACCTTGATCAAGGAGATTCCGAAATCCTACCTGCTCCGCGAAGCCAACCAGGCGGTCACGATCAATTTGATGCTGTTCGGCCTGGCGCTGCTCGTCATTCTGACGGCGACCATCCTGATCTCGATCCGCGTCACCGCGCCGATCAAACGGCTGTCCAACTATATGAGCCAGGTGAAGACCGGCAATCTGAACGTCGACGTCCTGCCGGCCGGAAATGATGAAGTCGGGCTGCTGACCGAACGGTTCCGCACGATGATGGACACGATCAACAATTTGATTCTACGGGAGTACAAGCTCGAATTGTCCAGCAAAAACAACCAGCTGCGGGCCCTGCAAGCGCAAATCAACCCGCATTTTCTCAACAATACGCTGCAGATTATCGGCACGCTGGCGCTGGAGCTGAAGGTGCCGCAAATCTACACCCTGATCTCGTCCCTGGCCAAAATGATGCATTACAGCATGCATTCGGGCGACCGCATCGTAACGCTAAAGGACGAGCTTGAACACGTCAAGGCATATGTGGAGCTGCAGAAAGAACGGTTCGAGAACCGCTTTGCTTACCGGTGCGAGGTCGCAGAGCCGCTGCTGCAGGTGGCGATGCCCAAACTCATTTTGCAGCCGATCATGGAAAACTACTTCAAGCACGGCATCGACCGCGCGGGCACGGACGGATGGGTGCGGCTCGCCGCCGCGCGGACGCCGGACGGACTCATCCAAATCACGGTGGACAACAACGGAGCGAGCATCCCGGAGGACAAGCTGGCGCGATTGCAGCGGAAGCTGCGCGAGCTATCCGACGCTCCCCAGGAGAGCGGTCCCGGCAACCCGGGCAAGGAACCGGGCTCATCGTCCATCGGCCTGATGAACGTATTGACCCGGCTGCGGCTCGTGTACGGCGATGAAGCCGCGTTGACCGTAACCAATCTGGAACCGGCCGGGGTGCGGATTACGCTAATCATGCCGGCTCAGCCGCAGTAA
- a CDS encoding response regulator transcription factor, giving the protein MKALIVDDEARVRKAVRLLVDWEAHGIREIAEADGGNEAIEMIQRSAPSLVIMDMMMTSGHGLDLMAWVREHAGNIKFIVVSGHDDFDFVRSTVRHGGIDYILKPIEPEAINAAVAKAVEQIRREEQERLDQQHRSIRLNEIKPIYGEKLLSSLIDEPGAAESSLRRLRQEGVIPGEVAAIRLMLAQVDPGDASLLQRFAGNSDLLHFALINVCNEFLLPDHSGVAFKHWGAQTEIVLLLWAEPERAPELIAQINDGLYATLQRRLHFGLAAAGELPQSLPRQYAEALAALRRRNLLEPDKHIHTLLAGSAAAAPGTGGSLSLTFAKVQEDWKLAVRSADPAQIAAASRKWIDELSRLGTVTPEMLAAWTSDILSFRSGLIRETLGDKTDSVLTELERDDAGHAPPSADSYTFSHYAWSDWAEQVMTGLADVISRQQARDKSTFADIVKYIEQNYQSDLSLQDIASRFYVSREYVSRKFKQDYGINFSDYLGKYRIDKAKLLMLNPHLKLQDIAEMVGFHDVKYFSKVFKKQVGQSPREYRGK; this is encoded by the coding sequence ATGAAGGCATTGATTGTTGACGATGAAGCGCGCGTAAGGAAGGCCGTTCGGCTGCTTGTCGACTGGGAAGCGCACGGCATCCGGGAAATCGCTGAAGCTGACGGGGGAAACGAAGCGATCGAAATGATTCAAAGATCGGCTCCTTCGCTGGTCATTATGGACATGATGATGACTTCGGGCCACGGCCTCGACCTGATGGCATGGGTTCGCGAGCATGCCGGGAACATCAAGTTCATCGTCGTCAGCGGCCATGACGATTTTGATTTTGTGCGCAGCACCGTGCGCCACGGCGGGATCGACTATATTCTCAAGCCGATCGAACCCGAGGCGATCAACGCCGCCGTGGCCAAAGCGGTGGAGCAGATCCGGCGCGAGGAGCAGGAACGGCTGGATCAGCAGCACCGCAGCATTCGGCTCAACGAAATCAAACCGATTTACGGCGAAAAGCTGCTCTCCTCGCTGATCGACGAACCCGGCGCGGCCGAATCGTCGCTGCGCAGGTTGCGCCAGGAAGGCGTAATCCCCGGGGAAGTCGCCGCGATCAGGCTCATGCTGGCCCAGGTCGACCCCGGCGACGCCTCCCTGCTGCAGCGCTTCGCGGGCAACAGCGATCTGCTCCATTTCGCCCTGATCAATGTCTGCAACGAATTTCTGCTGCCGGACCATAGCGGGGTCGCTTTCAAGCATTGGGGCGCGCAGACGGAGATCGTGCTGCTGCTCTGGGCGGAGCCGGAACGGGCGCCGGAGCTGATCGCGCAAATCAACGACGGGCTGTATGCGACGCTGCAGCGGCGGCTGCATTTTGGCCTCGCCGCCGCCGGGGAACTCCCGCAAAGCCTCCCCCGGCAGTACGCCGAGGCGCTGGCGGCGCTCCGCCGCCGGAACCTGCTGGAGCCGGACAAGCATATCCATACGCTCCTTGCCGGCTCCGCCGCCGCTGCGCCGGGGACCGGCGGAAGCCTCTCCTTGACCTTCGCCAAAGTGCAGGAGGACTGGAAGCTGGCGGTCAGGAGCGCGGACCCGGCCCAGATTGCCGCGGCAAGCCGCAAATGGATCGACGAGCTCAGCCGGCTGGGAACGGTAACGCCGGAAATGCTGGCCGCGTGGACGTCCGATATTTTGTCGTTTCGCTCGGGACTGATCCGGGAAACGCTTGGCGATAAAACCGATAGTGTGTTGACGGAGCTGGAGCGGGACGATGCCGGACATGCTCCCCCCTCGGCCGACAGCTACACCTTCTCGCATTATGCCTGGAGCGACTGGGCGGAGCAGGTCATGACCGGGCTGGCGGACGTCATCTCCCGGCAGCAGGCGCGCGACAAAAGCACGTTCGCCGACATCGTCAAATACATCGAGCAGAACTACCAGTCCGATTTGTCGCTGCAGGACATCGCCAGCCGTTTTTACGTAAGCCGCGAATACGTGTCCCGGAAATTCAAGCAGGACTATGGCATCAATTTCTCGGATTACCTGGGCAAATACCGGATCGACAAGGCCAAGCTGCTTATGCTGAACCCGCATCTGAAGCTGCAGGATATCGCCGAAATGGTCGGATTCCACGACGTGAAGTATTTCAGCAAGGTGTTCAAGAAGCAGGTGGGTCAGTCGCCCCGGGAATACCGGGGGAAGTAA
- a CDS encoding SGNH/GDSL hydrolase family protein encodes MTKEYAPATVVSTAANYIMDREERFTHTYRTYFKLRENGPLQLRFWHSNAVDSTWDTGTVAKGSQLGGAWRIEAAYVADGGKEPDGAVAPGSQVPVTFDGENGKAVEPGETFWSDPVHIELPEGHYLAFTWTITAPAAGKTFPYNVEQMLVSAYDAPGRHADEESAEPFALSEKLLVAPAFIGYAKAVERQLTFFGDSITQGVRTALDGYEYWVARIAEGLGARYGVWNLGSGWARAYDAAADGAWLGKVKHGQGEHPGSQVILALGVNDIDIGARTAEQLLGDLETIISLLKKNDPATEIILFTVPPFNFSGSREQVWRSVNAAIRAASIPGVDRVFDMAALLSQAAPQEHRLRPEFMSPGDDPHPNGFAGKVVAEAFLKWYVG; translated from the coding sequence ATGACAAAAGAGTATGCGCCAGCCACCGTAGTTTCTACGGCGGCCAACTATATTATGGACCGCGAAGAACGGTTCACGCATACGTACCGGACTTATTTTAAACTAAGGGAGAACGGCCCGCTTCAGCTCCGGTTTTGGCACAGCAATGCCGTGGACTCCACCTGGGATACCGGAACGGTGGCCAAGGGCAGCCAGCTTGGCGGAGCGTGGCGGATCGAGGCCGCCTATGTGGCCGACGGCGGCAAGGAGCCGGACGGCGCGGTGGCGCCGGGCTCGCAGGTCCCGGTCACGTTTGACGGGGAAAACGGGAAGGCGGTGGAACCGGGAGAGACGTTTTGGAGCGATCCCGTACATATCGAGCTGCCGGAAGGACATTATTTGGCGTTCACCTGGACGATTACGGCGCCGGCGGCGGGCAAAACGTTCCCGTACAACGTCGAACAGATGCTGGTGTCGGCCTACGATGCCCCCGGCCGTCATGCGGACGAGGAATCGGCGGAGCCGTTTGCGCTGTCCGAGAAATTGCTGGTGGCGCCCGCTTTTATCGGTTATGCCAAGGCGGTGGAGCGGCAGTTGACGTTTTTCGGCGACTCCATCACCCAAGGGGTCAGAACGGCGCTGGACGGCTACGAATATTGGGTGGCGCGGATCGCCGAAGGACTGGGGGCGCGGTACGGGGTATGGAATCTCGGCTCCGGGTGGGCGAGAGCGTACGACGCCGCGGCGGATGGCGCCTGGCTGGGCAAGGTGAAGCACGGGCAGGGGGAGCATCCCGGTTCGCAGGTGATCCTGGCGCTGGGCGTCAACGACATCGACATCGGCGCCCGGACGGCCGAACAGCTGCTTGGCGACCTGGAAACGATCATATCCCTGTTGAAAAAAAACGATCCCGCCACAGAAATCATTCTGTTCACCGTACCGCCGTTTAATTTCAGCGGATCGCGCGAGCAGGTGTGGCGGAGCGTCAACGCCGCGATTCGGGCCGCCTCTATTCCGGGGGTGGACCGGGTGTTCGATATGGCGGCGCTGCTGTCCCAGGCGGCTCCGCAGGAACATCGGCTCAGACCGGAATTTATGAGCCCCGGCGACGATCCGCACCCCAACGGGTTTGCCGGCAAAGTGGTGGCGGAGGCTTTTTTGAAGTGGTACGTGGGATAA
- a CDS encoding amino acid ABC transporter ATP-binding protein, whose amino-acid sequence MKIVEVTKLQKSFGSLPVLKNVSFTVDTSEVVAVIGPSGSGKSTMLRSLAHLEEADGGSIRIGDDYLVEDGRYAGNAQIKKITARMGMVFQHFNLFPHLTVRGNLELAPKLVKRVPAEDIRRRASELLEKVGLLDKADAYPANLSGGQKQRVAIARALMMNPELLLFDEPTSALDPELTGEVLQVMKQLAEERMTMIVVTHEMGFAREVADRVMFMADGEFIESGAPEQLFGQPRHERTRAFLQRVL is encoded by the coding sequence ATGAAAATCGTGGAAGTAACGAAATTGCAAAAATCGTTCGGTTCGCTGCCGGTGCTGAAGAACGTTTCCTTTACCGTGGATACGAGCGAGGTGGTGGCCGTCATCGGGCCGTCCGGCTCCGGCAAAAGCACGATGCTGCGCAGCCTGGCCCACTTGGAGGAGGCGGACGGCGGGAGCATCCGGATCGGCGACGACTATTTGGTCGAGGACGGCCGGTATGCCGGGAACGCGCAAATCAAAAAGATTACGGCGCGCATGGGCATGGTATTCCAGCATTTCAACCTGTTCCCGCATCTGACGGTGCGCGGCAACCTGGAGCTGGCGCCGAAGCTGGTAAAGCGGGTGCCGGCCGAGGACATCCGCCGCAGGGCGTCCGAATTGCTGGAGAAGGTTGGCTTGCTGGATAAGGCGGACGCTTACCCGGCGAATTTGTCCGGCGGCCAGAAGCAGCGGGTGGCGATCGCCCGGGCGCTGATGATGAACCCGGAGCTTTTGCTGTTTGACGAGCCGACCTCGGCGCTCGATCCGGAACTGACCGGCGAAGTGCTGCAGGTGATGAAGCAACTGGCCGAGGAGCGGATGACGATGATCGTGGTGACGCATGAAATGGGGTTTGCCCGGGAGGTGGCGGACCGCGTGATGTTTATGGCCGACGGGGAGTTCATCGAATCGGGGGCGCCGGAGCAGCTGTTCGGCCAGCCGCGGCATGAACGGACGCGAGCATTTTTGCAGCGGGTGTTGTAG